A genomic segment from Malus domestica chromosome 05, GDT2T_hap1 encodes:
- the LOC103436636 gene encoding probable serine/threonine-protein kinase PBL8: MASPLTPSHVVIAYDATKDRGVHELTLAIDSLQKRGDVLHSGDTIIVLGVLHKVVHPMGYNTKPCVDFLENSIRAVEEEVTKKVDMYVNMLLQSAGKCEDQGVSIEVKVTAGFPVKQVILQEIMACNAAWVVLDRHLRRDLTFYLKQIPCKVAIIQDSLAVEVVRPHTTDETDTIEHKLFFSLSKPVPLSNQGNENNEPLITCGSCPVSIDSPESSEILKNHFVTSPTFKLRDYGTLLNLGSSSKQENSGVQTKADNIPSTVPQKIQKQNNALRERCSDAPILCSRCGTRTEMYVKDSMTFSYSEIQLATNDFSKENLLGEGGYGHVYKGELKDGQQIAAKVRKEASTQGFKEFHSEVYVLSFARHKNIVMLLGYCCKENLNILVYEYICHNSLEWHLFDEKAAALEWHQRHSIAIGTAKGLRFLHEECRGGPIIHRDTRPSNILLTHDYVPMLGDFGLAKWKTTGDDTDPTRIIGTLGYLAPEYAENGIVSVRTDVYAFGMVLLQLITGRKIIDSNGEGKVQSLREWAEPIIQRLALHELIDLRLGDSYETYGVYLMAKAAYLCIQRSPEMRPSMGEVVRVLEGESDNFHHLGVRFVPEQHTK; the protein is encoded by the exons TGGGATATAACACAAAACCATGCGTGGATTTTTTGGAAAACAGCATTCGTGCAGTGGAGGAAGAAGTTACAAAGAAAGTTGACATGTATGTTAACATGCTTCTTCAAAGTGCGGGAAAGTGTGAAGATCAAGGG GTCAGCATTGAAGTCAAAGTTACTGCTGGTTTTCCCGTTAAGCAGGTTATTTTGCAAGAGATTATGGCCTGCAATGCAGCTTGGGTTGTACTTGATAG GCACCTTAGACGGGATTTGACGTTCTACCTGAAGCAGATACCGTGCAAGGTTGCAATAATTCAAGATAGCTTGGCTGTGGAAGTTGTGAGACCTCATACAACGGATGAAACTGATACTATAGAACacaaattgtttttttctttgtccAAGCCCGTTCCTCTATCCAATCAAGGTAACGAAAACAATGAACCACTCATCACTTGCGGAAGCTGCCCTGTATCCATTGATTCACCAGAAAGCTCTGAGATTCTGAAAAATCACTTTGTAACTTCACCTACATTTAAGTTACGAGACTACGGTACTTTATTGAATCTAGGGTCTTCCTCTAAGCAAGAAAATTCAG gTGTTCAaaccaaagcagacaatatacCATCCACTGTTCCTCAAAAAATCCAGAAGCAAAATAACGCCTTACGAGAAAGATGCTCAGATGCCCCAATTCTGTGTTCCAGATGCGGAACAAGGACTGAAATGTATGTCAAAGATTCCATGACATTCAGCTACTCAGAGATACAGCTTGCAACAAATGATTTTTCCAAGGAAAACTTATTAGGAGAAGGTGGATATGGTCATGTGTATAAAGGTGAGCTCAAGGACGGACAGCAGATTGCAGCAAAAGTGCGAAAAGAAGCAAGTACACAAGGATTTAAGGAATTTCACTCTGAGGTTTATGTCTTGAGTTTTGCACGCCATAAGAACATTGTCATGCTGTTGGGTTATTGTTGCAAGGAGAACCTAAATATCTTGGTTTATGAATATATTTGCCACAATTCTCTTGAATGGCAtttatttg ATGAAAAAGCAGCAGCTCTTGAGTGGCACCAAAGACATTCTATTGCCATTGGAACTGCAAAAGGATTGCGTTTCCTACACGAAGAATGTCGTGGAGGTCCTATAATTCATAGAGACACGCGTCCAAGCAATATCCTGCTAACACATGATTATGTTCCTATG TTAGGTGATTTTGGCTTAGCCAAATGGAAGACAACGGGTGATGACACTGACCCGACAAGGATAATTGGCACACTAGG CTACCTTGCTCCAGAGTATGCGGAGAACGGTATTGTTTCTGTACGGACAGATGTATATGCCTTTGGTATGGTTCTGTTACAACTAATAACCGGCCGCAAGATTATTGATTCAAATGGAGAAGGGAAAGTTCAATCCCTACGGGAGTGG GCAGAACCAATAATCCAGAGGCTAGCACTACATGAACTCATTGATCTTCGTTTAGGAGATTCGTATGAGACATATGGAGTGTACCTTATGGCTAAAGCCGCATACTTATGCATACAAAGAAGTCCTGAAATGCGTCCATCAATGGGAGAG GTTGTCCGTGTTCTTGAAGGTGAAAGTGACAATTTCCACCACCTAGGAGTGCGCTTTGTACCTGAACAGCATACAAAGTGA